In the Diospyros lotus cultivar Yz01 chromosome 13, ASM1463336v1, whole genome shotgun sequence genome, aataaaaggtaaaagtAAATAATGTAACacatacaaattttataatagtttgttCAAACAAGCTATTTCACTCCATTTCATTCTCATCAAAAATTTCAACAATCTGCTATAACTTTTGGCAAGATCAGCCAAAAACTTAGTTTGACTGGTGCAGCTGTAATCTCTACTTTTTAATATATCAGTAGTAATCGAACACAAAcaacttttataaaaaatagttgaaatCTCTTACACTGTATTTCTTATGAGCTCAAGCACTAACCACAACAAGATAAGCATGTTGAGAACCTTTTACAAAATCGAAACCAAATATTAAAAGTAGTTTCTTACACAAAAAAGAGAGATTTAAAAATGATGTAAAGAATACTATCCCTCTCTTTTGCTCGTAAAAGATACATGTTTTTAGGGTTCTTTGGCTCAAGATAGAAATATGAAGAGTTCAAAAACAATAGCTTTTTCTTTAGCCTCTTCTTTATTTTATACTTATTATCTAAGAAAATAATATCTACAAGAACaatcttatttttccttaaaataatcattagaatattcaaaaattaagataaaagaaggaaataaaatttagaTCAATTTTAGAGTCTTAAATGTCAAAATTGTGCATTAAATACAGTTGCAACAGTTAGTTTAACGGTTAGaatttttgagttttagcaCATTTTTATTCGAATAAAAAGAGtttgtaataaaatattttttatctttgctCGAGTAAACAAAATTTGTAATCGACAAAATTTTGTCTGTTTTCAAATACATACAATTTGTAATCAACTAATTTTGAAGTTTACTCAATCACAAAACatttgtaatcgattacaaTTTTGCTgtagaaatatgaaataattacttaattacaaattaaatttaatcaattatacatcaatatttactcgattacaaaaaaataatactcgattaatttttacatttacttgagtggattaaaattataatcaagtaaatttaaatttttacttgattacaaaatatttgtaatcgattacaaTTATACAATAGAAACTTGAAATAAATACTCGATTGCAACTAagattttaatcaattaaacttTAACATTTACTCGATTACAGATTTATACAATTGATTACACAAATGGTCCAGAGACTTTGACAAATTACTAGAGAATAAGTACTTGATTATAATTCAGATTTACCCgagtatattaaaatatttatttgattataaatttgatCTGTCAAAAACTTGCAATAACTACTCGATTACAAAAGAATATTTAGACAAGTATAGACTTATACTCACTCGAATACATTATAACTTATAATCGATTAATATGCAATACAGAATTAACTTGCTCGAATATAATAGGATTTATACTCAATTAAGATGATGAGATCGGAGACTCAATTACCTAAATCAATAGTTTACTCGAGTAACATGaaatttttactcgattaatattttgatacactCGATTGATTCTATGCCTTACTTGATTAAAACTTTATCAGCAATCATCtttaatatattgttttgaatatcatcatcaaaacaattttctcatcaacatctaatatatatcatcatcaaaacaattttctcatcaacatcTAATATATAGCTTAACCTAAACATTAAGACcaaatatttaagatatttaataCCCAAGTATTGTTTGTAAAAGTTGGTTAAAATTAACTTTAGAATCACATTCATTTGGTTACATAAAACTCTATCAGTAATcatctttaatatattattttgaatatcatcatcaaaacaattttctcatcaacatctaatatataatttaaccTAAACATTAAGACCAAATATTTAAGATACTTAATACACAAGTGTTGTTTGTAAAAGTTGGTTAAAATTAactttccaatcacattcaTTTGGTTACATAGAAAGCTTTAATAAACAAAGATAGTGAGATATTCTCATATCAATGGAATTTCGTTAGATTCTTAAAGAATAATAAGTTGAGTACATTgaatgttactcaactaaaaatattcatttctagatcaagaaaaaattattcttcttaACACAACATATTTCATAGAAATATAAATACGTGAATAAATATTCATTCAcactattaaatatatacacttgaaacacatataaataaagtaatttatttGCTATTGAACTGGGATAGGACAtatagaatttttcaaaattgcaaaTACATTGAGCacaatatatgttactcaattagaagattttgttttctagattcaaataaaaatcattctACTTAGCACATTTATCAAATCACAACATATAACACAAAAATGCATCAAACCTAGTAACATGATTTTTGATTCACGTCTACCTAATCAAAAGCACACATTAGTCGAATAGCTTACCTGATATTCATCTAATACAGAAAAACATTTTGTTTCTATTCTATGACCTCTAAAGCATCCTATTTAGCAATATTGGATACTTAGAGAGatacttgaatgattttgttttccaagCAACAAACATCCAAGCGAcaagttcttcaagtattctttcctaaatttttcaaaacattgagaaTCTTAGTAGTTTGATACTCAGCATCACATAGACAAATTAGGCTCTATGGATCAAGACTCAAAAACCAATACTTGGAGTGTATGATCATTTACCTAAGAACTTGATGCTTGTCAATAGACATCAAGAATACATATATGAAGCAGGTTGCTCTTGAGCTTAGAGTAAAGCTAACTCATATTTTATATACTTGGAATATCATGAACTTAACATTGCACTCATGCACTATCTTTAGAATGACTCTAAACTTAACATTGCACTCATGCATTATCTTTAGAATGACCCTAAAGAGAAACATAATACTAGATAGAGACTGCTAGACAAAGCATAGATTTAACATATCCTAAATATCAATATAACTTTAACACAAATAAGAACACGTTAACACATATTAATAGATAAACATATCAATATTCCTTGAACTTATTCTCGAATCATCCTTAACATAGAACATATCttacattaaagttttgtataaaataatcatcatcaaaacattcaagaaCAAACTCAACAATTCCTctcttttttatgatgacaaaactttAAAGATTAAGagaacatttattaaaaatgttcTACTAATCCTTCTCTCCCTTTTTGTCATTAGCAAAAAGGGTAAGAAGTTTGATACCATATGAAGCATATGATATCAGTAGAAAGAGTATAacattttcctctttttttaaattttcatttctttgatGAATAAATCATCAAGAGACAGAACTCCCTCTAAGTTTATGCCTATTGctcaacaaatttttttaagacaAATATCACTTGAATATGACTCATACACATAaagaggtatatatatatagaaggatattaattaaaaaatagatatacaaAACACTTTCTAATGAATACACATTTCAGTGTATCTTTTAGCAAGTTTTACTTTTAGGATACTAAACAATATGAGAGCGTGAATACTTTTAGAAGTACCgataatttttccttaaatttttcctTAGTAAATATCATGAAGATAATTTTCCTAGCATACACACATAGATATCAACACACAACACAGAAAATTCTTAAGGGTTTACCTATtctcttaataaataaaatatcgcTTGGAAAGCAGAGAGAGAAACAATCACAGAAAACAATTTCTTCAATCATTTACTCACATAGATatcacatacaaaaaaaaaaaaaaaaacttaaattcaaATGAGCACATTCAAGAGTCAAAGATGTTTTGCATTCAAGCATGACATCTCAATTATTCAAGAAATACTTTAGACAAACAACAAAACTAGTTTACCACATTTAAGCCTTTGGATATgtcatcataacattaatcaaacAAGACATTGTCAAGACATgtataatcaaattcattcaagaaaattattactcacatattcaaatcaaatcatacaaagaCATAAATCAAAACTGAAATATATCAAATGCTAAAGTGCTTTTAAACACTAGAATTCTAATCCCATGTCACTCGAGTGATAAGCTCgagttattttataaataattactctAGCTTAGCATTTTGAGTACTATTACTCATTTCTCAATAACATTTTCTATGAGAATGTATTCGATTAACTCTACAAGTCACTCGAACGATCTTAAAGACTCTAGCTATAACTATTGCACTATATTTAGAATTTCTTGAGAAATTATATAGATGAACTTGAAAATCACATTTTAAAACTTCAATACATGTCCTAGTATCACATAATCAAGGCAAGAGAATAATATCAAAAACATTTAAGGATGCAATTTTGCATCCTTATGCACTCAttacaaaatatcaatatacAAATAATGATCATACTACTctttcaaaatgacaaattcTAATACACAACTGTCACGGTCTGCCTCCTAGAGTACCTACTAGCATAGGCAATCCATGAAAAGGTCGCTAAGAAATGGAAACAAAGCATCCCAATAGTACTTTCATGACATTATACTAACATTTACGTAGAGAACTTGACATTCATACAACACAATCAAGTAACATGTTTGGTCTGGGCTTAACAACCcatataataccaaaaaaaaaaaaaaaaatggtggcATGAAACAAAATTACATGAAGACAATTGTTCTCCCATGCCctgttaaaaagaaaacaagacacTCCCCAGGATTCTCCGCTCGAGGTGACTCTGTATACACTATGCATCTCTCACCATCAGGCGTGACTAGCCTCATCGCCCACTATCGCTTTCCCTTTATTTGAATTGACACAGAATAAACAAAGTGAGTCACAAGGTTCAACAagtataatttatgaaaaagtaAGGCAGTAGGAAACAATGAGACATAAATAGACAtacaactaatttattttaccATGTGTGATTACATCATGCATTTCTAACTCAACGATACATGCatcccatatatatatcatatcaaCACATGTCATACGATATCAGGTAAAATATATGCACCATCATCTCGTGGATCACTTTCCACCCTCGTCTTGACCACATTTCATGCGAGTATAAATAGCTATAgtgggactctaacccacaATCTTATACATCACAATGACAGATGTTGGGAGACTCTAACCCACAGTCTTACACTTTCTCCTTTATAGGATATCCTTTTGCTTTTCCTCCGTGCGAAATAGTAGGTGCGCTAATGTACATATAAGTATATCATGCATGTGAAACATGTATGTGAACATCTTATGCCTCATCTAAAATTGAGCCCCACTTGATCATCTTGTCACTACTCTTACAATTGTGAACTCTTTGTGGGCACATACTTGATAATTCATTCTTTTTGTATGGTATGTCACTTTAAAATAGGAATTTTGTAATTCATTTTACAACCAAAATATGCCAAATTATATATGAAATCAAATCCCttgatgtctagtttacaaacCAAAAAGCAGATCTCAATTCTGATATTGGAGCAAAAAGTTATGGCTAAAAGGGTACAAGGTGCGCAATGTAGTCCAttgcaagagtcgacttttgGCATATGGAGAGTCGACTTTTGAAGGAGAGTTGACTTTTTACAAATTGGAAGTCGACTTTTGAAGGAGAGTCAAGTTTTGACATATTGAAAGTCGATTTTTGCAAACAAAAACAGAACAAAATTTGCATAACGAAACCCTAacccaaattttcaattttcaactcATTTAAACTCGATTTTGGCTCAAAACTAGTGTCAATCCTTAGGAAATATGGGGTAGATCAATACTCCAATGAAACCACAAGCTTAAACACTCAAAATCATATAACAAATGAAAGATTTACAGACAACCAGATTTTTGCATAAAAACCAACCCAACCAAGATCCCCCCAATTTTTAGATTTCAACTTGGTGAAATTCATTTACAAGGCTTCCAAAAATCCCCACAAAACTCATTCCTACCATCCCCATGAAAAAAAGGGGGATTAAATACATAATGTGAAagggaagagaacttgccttaagtTGTAGAAACCCGATTGAAGCTGAAATTGCTGCCTCCAAACTGATCTTTGGTCCTTACTGAAGTTTACAAACCaagctagaggaagaagaaacaagtAGAAGAGAGGATCTTGAGGTGGTCCAGAAGaacaaggaaaaaaaggaaaaaagaaaaaaggaaaaggtagGAAATGAGAGGAGATGAAGGATGAAGTGCACGAGCAACCCCCTTCCCCCCTCTAattctctttgatttttttccattttaccCCTTGCTAAATATGCCAATTCCCATCATATCCcctttcaatttaattcttttttcttaaaaatagacatacatgcatatacacatttcttttttttttttcccttgcttttatttttcctttcttttctttttccatccacatcctttatttatcatttcacctctcttctttttttttccaatttaattattttatggcCACAATATAATACAGGCTAAAATAATACCGAAAAATAATTTAGACTCACTAACGAGTCATTACAACAACGGACTTAAATCTAATTATTCTTGTCATTCACAAGTTGCTATCAAACAAATTCCAAGAGAATTCAATCATTTTGACATACGTCACATTCATCATATAGACCATCatgtaagaaataaaaaagaaacttgCCCCACGTACATATCGTGGCAAAGTACTTAAAgtttcatataaaatatcaGAGTTTGAATCAGTATTGCGACTTGAAAGATAGAATTATTACTGAAAGGCAACATTTAACTGAAAGGTAATGATAAGACTGAAAGGCAAGTCTCGCATGGACTGCACGTAATGTCCAGTTCTGAGTGTGTATAAAGTGTGTTCTCATTCGAATTTACATAGGGGTACATCAGGGGGTAAGGTCACCCACCCTCTGGGAATTAGTTGGGCAAAGCTCAGACAccctaataaataaataaataaataaaatattaaagaaactTACATTTTTACTTAAACAGCACACAAATTCTCAAGACACACAATTTCAATTTGTCAACCATACCATCagacatttatatttaataattcttaaacatatccatTTTATTTTGAGGGATAAAATTACAGCTGGTAAACCTGAGAAGATTTTAATAAGAGTTGAAACATTTGAAAGATTACTTATATTAAATGACCCATCAAAGTCTAAAAATGTTTTTAGACGAGATTCTCAAATAAACAAAGTAAACTTATGAATctctagaaatatttttaaaccacaTGAGACCTTCTCAAAAATGACTATCTCTAACCcaaactaaaagaaaatttaaaatttagatgtaatttaccctaatatatattatcatacTATAATATTGCTTCGTAATaatgagaaataaaatttaattttaaattttaaggagaaaagtgttttaaaaataaaaaaacatataatttaaaaataataaaataaaatagcttGGTTAGTTACCCTTTTGAGaatttaaaaagtatatttatttcaacctacttttgtatttttaataattttaaaattaatataaatattttctatttattaaaaattaatgtattctAAAACTAGAATTCTACAAATAGATGAGCTTGGGCTCAACCCAATTTCAATAAATCAAACTAATAAAACCTAAATTTGAATAATAGTAGACTAAGCTGGCAAAAACAAGGAACCAAGGTAGGGCCAACTATATGGGACTTTGAAGacgaaggaaaaatgaaaaaaaaatggtaaacaTGTCTTAGATATGATTTTAGAGGTGCTAGAAAAGAAGGATCATTAGAGGGTGTTGCCCTGCAAAAGGGCAATTTGGCACAAAAAAGGACTTAAAAGCACTTACGGCCCATGAACAAGGAAACAAAGGTCTTTGGAGGGCCCAATGCTGGACTTGAGTTTTTGGGGCCATGAGGCGAGACGTGAAAATGGGCCCGAATTGTAtattacattcaaattttatttttttataataaaatataaaaaataaataaatatttataccataagaataaaattaatttttttttaaattatcaattaaaaactaccaTAAACGAAACAAAACGAAATGAAGGAGCAACTAACCGTTTGAAGCAAATATGGAGTTAAAGCATCTGAGAAGCAGATCTAATCTGATGACCCAATCGGCAATCGAGAGGTAGCGAGCCACCGGCCACAACCCACAACCCACAAGGGCGAGCGATGAAGGGCGATGGCGAGCTAGCGACTGAGCAGAGCAGCGAGAGGCAATGCTTGCTGGGCGAGCGCCCGAGCAACCAGCCATCAACCACAAGGGCGAGGCAAGTCGGTGAGGACGAGCGATCGCCGATcgagcagcgagaggcgagaaAGCGAGGGCGAAGGGCGAGGAgcaacaagaagagagagagaggcagcgagctaCCGACGACGGAGcagcagcgagaggcgagagcgagggcgagggcgagacgcgACGGAGCCAAAGAGATAGGGGCCATAGGGCTAGGGCAGCGAgcgaaagagagaaagggagaagggtCACGTGAAGGGGGTGGGCGGGTGGAAAAAGCATGGGGCCCTAAGTTGTGAAATTTCCATGGTCCCTAGTTGTGAAATTTGCATGGGcaattttcaatttatgggcTCCTAAATTGTGAAATTTCCATGGGCCCTGAGGCAGTTGCCTCATGGAAGGTCCGACCCTGGGAGGGCCAAAACCTTTCCTGAAAAATCCAAGAAATAGGAAACataccccaaaattttatattaaatgtgTAAGCTGCTTGAATAATTCGAACCACGAATAAAGCACCAAATTTCTGAAATTATTTCCTTGGGATTGTCCTTCCAAAGACAAGGGAGCTTGAACAAGTAATACataacacaacaacaacaacaacaaacctTAACCCATTGAGTAGTATCCATTACATAAATCCTAACACATCAATCAcctttatttatgattataacTTCTCTTATGTGTCATCCCACGTAACTTTTTCACTTCATCTACTCTATTCACATGCGAGTCCACCAGTGCTTGTCTAACATTTCTAAATGTCCAAACCATGTTATACATCGCTtctgtatcttatttttaatagataCCCACTTTGATTTTATcacaaataacctcatttctagcATTATTAGATAGATATACAATGTTTATGTGCTGGGTGAGGGTTGAAAATTCAAGCTTACCTAATAATGAGAGGAGGTGATTCTGGCGTTGTTGATATATAATTCTGGGATATGAGCTACCATATGCCAGTCTCTTGCTGTTTCTGGGTGTAGTGTATGGGCCAGCCTGCTACACTCTTTAACCCTCAGTACTTTCAGTGCCCGGAGGTGTTGGAATCCCTTTGGCAGTGCTGACACTTCCGGGCATCCCAAAATCTCAAGTTTCTGAAGCGACTCTGAGTTTTGCAGCCACTCTGGGAATTTCCGGAGGCTGGGGCAGAATGCAATCCTTAGGTAATTTACACTCCTAGCTGTGCCACGCAGCCAACGGGGCCAATTCACAAAGTTTGGTAATTCTGTAAATACCATTGTCCTGATGCCAAGGTTTGCAATTACAGTGATTCTCCCCTCATCCAAGTTGAGCTTTTCACAGTCATTGATCATCAGGTTCTCTAACTTGGCAAGACTTCCTACGCATTTTGGAAGAGATGCTAATCTCGGGCATCTGCTGATAGCTAATGTCCGAAGAGCTCTGAGGCACTGAATTTCTTCTGGCAAACAAACAAGGTTGGCACAACCGGTGATCCACAGAGACTGAAGAGAAGTCAAGCATCCGATTGCTTTCTCAGGGAAAGATTCCTGTTGTGTGGTTACATAGAGATGTCTAAGGCCAATCAAGTTCCCTATATTTTTAGGCAACCTCTTCAACGCCTTACAATATGAGATTCTCAGAGTCTGCAGATTCAGCAGCTTGCAAATGGAAGCAGGGAGTTCTTTGATGCTACAGTTCCAACTGAGGTCAAGGAACCTCAAATGTTTCAAGTAACCAATAGATTTCGGTAAGACTTCAAAACATGAATCCTCCAAATCGATCACTCTCAAGTACAGGAAAGTTTCGATGCATTCATCAACAAAACGATCATGCATGGATCTTATCCCATCCCGTGGAAAGAAAATGGTTCGCAGCTTCTGAAGTTTCAGGAGGGATTTTTCTACTCCCTGTCCTGACAAATCACAACCCAGTAAGGAAACATGCCGAACCATATTTAAAACATCTCCCGTATGGGATTTCTTCTTTAGGCATTCTGTTTGTGCTATAGACTGTGCAAGATCATGTACAAGATCATGCATTCTAAAGGTTACATACAAGGGGCCATTCTCTTCAACCTCTTGAAAGAGTGATGTTGAACACAACTCATCAAAATACTGATCCCCGATGTCTTCGGGCTCTAGATTTTGGCCAGGAATTGACTGAATCAGACCTTGTGCCATCCACAGCTGAATTAACTTATCCTTGTAAATGTATTGCCCcatttgaaaaattgaacagTATGCAAAACATGGTTTCAGGTAAGATGGTAAGTAATCATAACTCAATTTCAGAGCAGGCAGGATATCCTCTGGCCTCTGACGTTGTAACCTCCATATTTCACTATCTCTCACACGCTGCCAATCACGTTCGTCTGTTTTTTTGTACAGCAGGCTTCCTAGAGACCTTGCAGCTAATGGAACGCCCTTACATCTCTCTGCAATTTGCTCTCCGATGTGGAGGAGGTTCTGATGCCTACTCTGATCTTCTCCTTTTGGAAAAGCCCATTCCAGAATCAAAGAGAAGCAATCTCTCCAAGCAAGTCCACCAAGTTCATAAGGATGATCGCTGCCCACAATGGAAACAACTGCATTAGACCTAGTGGTGACAATGACTTTGCTTCCTCTGCGACCACCCATGAGGAGAGATTTCAGTTCCCTCCATTTTACTAGGTCGCTGTCCCACATATCATCCAAGACGAGTAAAAATTTCTTATCGGCCAAACAACCCCGAAGCTTATGCTGCAACTGATCACTATCTTGCTCATCACAGGGTGAAGTCGTTGCAGATGCAATGATCTTTTTCATCAGCACATTCATATCAAAATCCTGAGAAACACCGACCCACATCTTCGGCTCAAAATCCCTAGCAACCCGCTCATTATTGTACACTAACCTAGCCAATGTTGTCTTCCCCAAGCCCCCAATTCCCACAATGGGAATGACAGAAACATGTTCGCGAGCATCATTCAACCTCTCAACGATGGCTTCTTCATCCCTGCTTCTTCCTATCACATGGACGCTATGAACAAAAGAATGGCTCGTCTCCCTCTGTATACGCACATTACGCGGATCCGAAGACCTCTCAGAAAGCCTAAATTTGTTTTTCCCACCATCAATTAAATGTAACCTCTCTGTCATCTCCTTGATCCTGCTAACAACTGAAAGGCGGAAACTAATTGAACTACTGCTCGTAAGATAGTTCCGTAACTTTCCCCTAACCTGGTTCTTGAGAGCTTCAAATTCGACCTCGTCCAGAAGATCATCGGCGTCGGCGAAAGCATCCTTGACATTGGCGAGCCATTTGCGAAGCTCGTCGTTCGTTGACTGGTTCTCCTCTGCGTCCAATAGGACCAGTTTGATTGACGACAAAGCGGTTTCAAGCTTCCGGAGCTCGGCATCTGGTCCGTTTGCCAGGAAGAGTTCTTCGACTAGAAGTTCGCCTAGCTTGGACAGAATGAGTTCTACGACATTGAACAGAAGCAGTTCTCCCATTCTTCCTTTCTTGGGGAACAGATTGAAGGGTGTTGAAGAAGAACGATTTATATTGAGAAGCAATCAACCTCTATGGCTTAAAGCTTTCAGGTCAACTtcccacctctctctctctctccccccccccccccccatctctctcttgcAGGTTCATGCCAGCGATgcttctctctctatctctctgtctctctggatggaggtgacattttagaccaataattcttgtttaatgtttatatatatgtgtgtgggtGTGACAAAATTGGGTGTTTGAAGGTTTATGCCTAATTTAGTTTTAGAGcatatttttatgcatttttaagtaataatatatataagaaaacagaataggacaaaatctacttttcttcttccaagttGCTAGAAGACTTTTGAGCATATTCTTAAgtaatattatgaattttaaactattcttgtgataattttgaatatttttatattgtaaACAATTTTATTCGTATTTGTtacatgtaattttatttttaaatataaagggCTCTATATATAGTTTCACTTAGGACCACTAAAATCTCAGGGCCAGCCCTGCCTATGGCAGTGACCAACGATGCTTCTCCCCTTCTTTCTCTAGATGGAGGTGATATTTTAGACTAATAATTCTTACACGGTTTGATAATTCTCTTTGTTcttgttaatttattatatatatatatatatacatgaaactTAATTCTATTGTTCGCATCAATTTTGTTTGATGCAAACATGGAGGAAGAGAGTGGTGGGACCCACGTCCCCCTTTGATTTTTCCCGtattaaacaaatattatgttACCCAATgagaataatataataatttcttatatatatatatatatgacaaatTGGGTGCCTAAGGTTGATGCATCATTTAGTTTTTgagcatatttatatatttttaagaaaaaatatataagaaaacaGAATAGGACAAAAGCTACGGTGgtgttctttttgtattttagttttgaattttgaattcatttgaattttgtgttttgggtgtctattttgagattttttgaaaacatgttatttttgtcattttgaaaaactattttctaaaacagaaaactagaaaatgcgtttactttgaaattttaaaaataatttcttttttgttattatgatattttatttaatgaatttgattcaaaataaattgtaaatatttattagtaaattgtaaatttgattcaaatactttaaactataaaataaaattcatataaaataaaacaaaaaatcaaaatcttaaaaatatcattaaaaaattaataaaaaaaatcatatcatatattcagttaatatttaaataaaataaaaaaaaaccaaataacacaaaacaaaaaaaaaaacaaatcgcaAACAAAGGAGATGAGAAAGGAAATGGGAGAGGACCAATGCCATGGCCGATCGCCCCATCTCTTTCTTCATCCATCATCGCACCGGCTCTAGCCGTCGACTTTCTTCCTAAACAACGGCCACAGAGGTTTTTGTTTGAAAGGAAAGAGGGGAGGAGACCAACGCCATGGCCGAGAATGAGCAACTCAACTAGTCGACCATGGCAGTGGCATTAAACTATCGAATGGCGAACGACATGAAGAACAACGA is a window encoding:
- the LOC127788343 gene encoding disease resistance protein RGA2-like isoform X2 codes for the protein MGELLLFNVVELILSKLGELLVEELFLANGPDAELRKLETALSSIKLVLLDAEENQSTNDELRKWLANVKDAFADADDLLDEVEFEALKNQVRGKLRNYLTSSSSISFRLSVVSRIKEMTERLHLIDGGKNKFRLSERSSDPRNVRIQRETSHSFVHSVHVIGRSRDEEAIVERLNDAREHVSVIPIVGIGGLGKTTLARLVYNNERVARDFEPKMWVGVSQDFDMNVLMKKIIASATTSPCDEQDSDQLQHKLRGCLADKKFLLVLDDMWDSDLVKWRELKSLLMGGRRGSKVIVTTRSNAVVSIVGSDHPYELGGLAWRDCFSLILEWAFPKGEDQSRHQNLLHIGEQIAERCKGVPLAARSLGSLLYKKTDERDWQRVRDSEIWRLQRQRPEDILPALKLSYDYLPSYLKPCFAYCSIFQMGQYIYKDKLIQLWMAQGLIQSIPGQNLEPEDIGDQYFDELCSTSLFQEVEENGPLYVTFRMHDLVHDLAQSVAQTECLKKKSHAGDVSNMVRHVSLLGCDLSGQGVEKSLLKLQKLRTIFFPRDGIRSTHDRFVDECISTFLYLRVIDLEDSCFEVLPKSIGYLKHLRFLDLSWNCSIKKLPASICKLLNLQTLRISDCKELKRLPKNIGNLIGLRHLYVTTQQESFPEKAIGCLTSLQSLWITGCANLVCLPEEIQCLRALRTLAISRCPRLASLPKCIASLAKLENLMINDCEKLNLDVGSITTFGNLGIRKMVFAELPNFVNWPHWLRGTATSVNYLRIAYCPSLGELPEWLQFSASLQKLEIFGCPEVSALPEGFQHLRALKVLRVKECSRLARRLHPEIGRVSNMVAHIPELYINNAGIT
- the LOC127788343 gene encoding putative disease resistance protein RGA1 isoform X1, yielding MGELLLFNVVELILSKLGELLVEELFLANGPDAELRKLETALSSIKLVLLDAEENQSTNDELRKWLANVKDAFADADDLLDEVEFEALKNQVRGKLRNYLTSSSSISFRLSVVSRIKEMTERLHLIDGGKNKFRLSERSSDPRNVRIQRETSHSFVHSVHVIGRSRDEEAIVERLNDAREHVSVIPIVGIGGLGKTTLARLVYNNERVARDFEPKMWVGVSQDFDMNVLMKKIIASATTSPCDEQDSDQLQHKLRGCLADKKFLLVLDDMWDSDLVKWRELKSLLMGGRRGSKVIVTTRSNAVVSIVGSDHPYELGGLAWRDCFSLILEWAFPKGEDQSRHQNLLHIGEQIAERCKGVPLAARSLGSLLYKKTDERDWQRVRDSEIWRLQRQRPEDILPALKLSYDYLPSYLKPCFAYCSIFQMGQYIYKDKLIQLWMAQGLIQSIPGQNLEPEDIGDQYFDELCSTSLFQEVEENGPLYVTFRMHDLVHDLAQSIAQTECLKKKSHTGDVLNMVRHVSLLGCDLSGQGVEKSLLKLQKLRTIFFPRDGIRSMHDRFVDECIETFLYLRVIDLEDSCFEVLPKSIGYLKHLRFLDLSWNCSIKELPASICKLLNLQTLRISYCKALKRLPKNIGNLIGLRHLYVTTQQESFPEKAIGCLTSLQSLWITGCANLVCLPEEIQCLRALRTLAISRCPRLASLPKCVGSLAKLENLMINDCEKLNLDEGRITVIANLGIRTMVFTELPNFVNWPRWLRGTARSVNYLRIAFCPSLRKFPEWLQNSESLQKLEILGCPEVSALPKGFQHLRALKVLRVKECSRLAHTLHPETARDWHMVAHIPELYINNARITSSHY